One window from the genome of Nicotiana sylvestris chromosome 9, ASM39365v2, whole genome shotgun sequence encodes:
- the LOC138878059 gene encoding uncharacterized protein, with protein sequence MSNVSRDLVTGVLFSSNAQKGISSVSTYFTKLKDLWEEYDSILPPPPSATEYVDQLEYQRLLQFFMGLNDNFEQARSQILLMSTLPSIDKAYTMVVQDESRKLITGGTYGQAGHNDPTALFTSYSISRPKRNYSLERDYCHLKGHTMNECYKLMKCEFCNKTRHLKENCYKIVGYPSDFKQNKKANAVMIDTIG encoded by the exons ATGAGCAATGTGAGTAGAGATTTAGTAACAGGAGTATTGTTTTCTTCAAATGCACAGAAG GGGATTTCATCAGTGTCAACTTATTTTACCAAATTAAAAGATCTGTGGGAAGAATATGACTCAATACTGCCACCTCCTCCATCAGCCACTGAGTATGTTGATCAATTGGAGTATCAGCGATTGTTGCAATTTTTTATGGGATTGAATGACAATTTTGAACAAGCAAGGAGCCAAATTCTATTGATGTCAACTTTACCATCTATAGATAAGGCTTATACTATGGTGGTTCAGGATGAAAGCAGAAAATTGATTACTGGTGGTACCTATGGGCAAGCTGGGCATAATGATCCTACTGCCTTGTTTACTTCCTATTCTATATCTAGACCAAAGAGAAATTATAGTTTAGAACGTGATTATTGCCATTTGAAAGGTCATACTATGAATGAATGTTACAAACTAATGAAATGTGAATTTTGTAACAAGACAAGGCATTTAAAGGAGAATTGTTATAAGATTGTTGGATATCCATCTGATTTCAAGCAGAACAAGAAAGCAAATGCAGTTATGATTGATACAATTGGATAG